The Mesorhizobium opportunistum WSM2075 DNA window TGCTGGTGCGCTACCGTTTTCCCGGTCGCCGCATCGTCGATGCCATGGTCGACCTGCCCTTCGCCCTGCCGACCGCGGTCGCCGGCATCGCGCTGACCACGCTCTATGCGCCGAACGGCTGGATCGGCAAACTCCTGATGCCGCTCGGCATCAAGGTCGCCTACACGCCGCTCGGCATCGTCATCGCCCTGGTCTTCATCGGCCTGCCCTTCGTCGTGCGCACCGTGCAGCCGATCATGGAAGAGATCGACAAGGAGGTCGAGGAAGCCGCCGCCACGCTCGGCGCCAGCCGCTTCCAGATCATCACCCGCGTGCTGTTCCCGGGCCTGGCGCCGGCCATCATCACCGGCTTTTCGCTGGCCTTTGCCCGCGGCGTCGGCGAATACGGCTCGGTCATCTTCATCGCCGGCAATTTGCCCTACAAATCCGAGATCGCGCCGCTTTTGATCGTCATCCGGCTCGAGGAATACAATTATCCGGCGGCGACCGCGATCGCGGCGATCATGCTCGCTCTGTCGTTCGTCATGCTTCTGGTCGTCAATCTGGTGCAGACATGGAGCCGCAAGCGCTATGGCTGATCCCGAAATCAAATCCTGGGAACCCTACCATGAGAGCCGCTCGGCGGCGGTGACCGAAAGCCGTCCGGCGCAGGCCGTGCTGATGGCGATCGCCTTTGCCTTCCTCGGCGTCTTCCTGCTCTTGCCGCTGATCATCGTCTTCCATGAGGCGCTGGCGAAAGGCGTCGGTGCCTATACGCAGGCCCTGGGCGAAGCGGACGCGCGCTCGGCCATCCACCTGACATTGCTCGTCGCCGCGATCTCGGTGCCGCTCAATGTCGTCTTCGGCATCTCCGCCGCCTGGGCGATCGCCAAGTTCGAATTCAAGGGCAAGGCGTTTTTGACCACGCTGATCGACCTGCCCTTCTCGGTCTCGCCGGTGATCTCGGGCCTGGTCTATGTGCTTTTGTTCGGCGCGCAAGGATTGCTCGGCGATTGGCTGAAGGGACATGGCATCCAGATCCTGTTCGCCGTGCCGGGCATCGTGCTGGCCACCGTCTTCGTCACCTTCCCGTTCGTCGCCCGCGAGCTGATCCCGCTGATGCAGGAACAGGGCAATGGCGATGAGGAGGCGGCGCTTTCGCTCGGCGCCAATGGCTGGCAGACCTTCTGGTTCGTCACCTTGCCCAACGTCAAATGGGGGCTGCTCTACGGCGTGCTGTTGTGCAATGCGCGCGCCATGGGCGAATTCGGCGCGGTGTCGGTGGTGTCGGGCCATATACGCGGCCTGACCAACACCATGCCGCTGCATGTCGAAATCCTCTACAACGAGTACAACGCCGTCGGCGCTTTCGCCGTCGCCTCGTTGCTGGCCGGGCTGGCGCTGGTCACGCTGGTCTTGAAAACACTGCTCGAGATGCGCTACGGCGCCGAACTCGCCGCGACGCGCGGGCACTGACAGATGCATGTCGCCCAAAAGTGGGAACCGGTTTTGGAGCAACGACATGCATGAATCAAAAGATATGTCGCCCAAAAGTGGGAACCGGTTTTGGGGCAACGACATGCATGAACCAGAAGATATGTCGCCCAAAAGTGGGAACCGGTTTTGGGATGAGGACATGCATCCATTACAAAGGGGCTGTTGATGGAAGTTCGCGTTGCCAATGTGCGCAAGGAATTCGAGCGGTTTCCCGCGCTCCACGACGTGTCGCTCGACATCAAGTCGGGCGAGTTGATCGCGTTGCTGGGGCCGTCCGGCTCCGGCAAGACGACGCTGCTCAGGCTGATCGCCGGGCTGGAGCGGCCGACGCGGGGAAAAATCTTCTTCGGCGACGAGGACGCCTCGCAGAGATCGATCCAGGAGCGCAATGTCGGCTTCGTCTTCCAGCACTATGCGCTGTTCCGGCACATGACGGTGGCCGACAATATCGGCTTCGGCCTCAAGGTCCGGCACGGGCCATCACGGCCGCCGGCGCAGGAAATCCGCCGCCGCGCCTCCGAGCTTCTCGACCTCGTCCAGCTCTCGGGCCTGGAAAAGCGCTATCCGGCACAACTCTCCGGCGGCCAGCGCCAGCGCGTGGCGTTGGCACGCGCCATGGCGATCGAGCCCAAGGTGCTCTTGCTCGACGAGCCGTTCGGCGCGCTCGATGCGCAGGTGCGGCGTGAATTGCGCCGCTGGCTGCGCGAAATCCATGATGCCACCGGCCACACCACCGTCTTCGTCACCCACGACCAGGAAGAGGCGCTGGAGCTTGCCGACCGCGTCGTGGTGATGAGCCAGGGCCGCATCGAGCAGGTCGGCACCGCCGACGACATCTACGACACGCCGAACTCGCCCTTCGTCTACGGCTTCATCGGCGAATCGAGCTCGCTCCCCGTCAAGGTCGAGAACGGCGAGATCTGGCTCGCCGACCGTCCGATCGGGCTTGCCGCGCCCGGTGAGCCCTCTGGCGACGCGACGCTGTATTTCCGCCCGCACGATATCGACCTGCTGGACGGCTGCAGCGGCTGCATCGCCGGTACGGTGACCGCCAGCCGCCGCGTCGCCGGCACGCGGCGCGTCGAGCTCGAAATCGGCGGCGAACGCCGGCGGGTCGAGATCGAGCTGCCGGTCGATCACCCAGCGGCGCAGAAGAGCCGGGTGGCTTTCCGCCCGGGACGTTGGAAGCTGTTTGCGGCGTCGACCGCGATCCAGAATCGCACGTTCGCGTTTGCGAGCGGCAAGAAACGGGTTTTGGAAAAGCCCGAGCGGCTAAAGCCCACTACGCGCGCCGCCTGAATTGAGCCGATCACAGCGTCGGCTTCAGGATCGACGCTTCTTCGTGTCTGGAGCCGGCGCCAGCATCGTGAAAGCGCGCCCGATCTCGTGATCGCCCTCAGCCACGATGGTCGCCGAGATCAGTACATGTTCTTTTTGCAGCAGGACCGAATGGGTCATTCTCCCGGCCGCCATCATTGTCGTCGAGTACCCGACAACGGACCAGCCTGAGGCAAGAAGACGACTAAGCTTGTCGTCCGGTTGCAGTTCTCCAGCAGCCATAAGGTTCCTCCCGCGAGACCGAGAATTTGGAGGGTGTGCAGACGCTGCCACTCCCTCGTTCTCGGTTCGAGGCCAATCCGACGTTATAATCGGGTCACCATTATGGTTGTTCAACCGACGGCACGGGCATCAGGGGTGGAGAAGCCGTTTGGAAGCTTCTCCCGTTTCCAGCAGCGGGCTTACTCGGGCTTGTAGATCTGGTCGAATATACCACCGTCGCCGAAATGATAAGGCTGTGCCTTCTTCCAGCCGCCGAAAAGCGGATCGTCGATGGAGATCAGCTTGATATCGGGGGTCTTGGGCAGATCCGCCGGCGCCACCAGTTCGGGCTTGGCCGGGCGATAGTGGTTCTTGGCGATGATGGTCTGGCCTTCCTTGGAATAGAGCCAGCCCAGATAGGCTTCGGCGACCTTGCGCGTGCCCTTGGCATCGACATTGGCGTCGACGATCGCCACCGGCGGCTCGGCCAGGATCGATGTCGGCGGATAGACGATCTCGAAATTGTCGGCGCCGAATTCATCGAGCGCCAGATAGGCGTCGTTTTCCCAGCCGATCAGCACGTCGCCGATGCCCTTTTGCGCGAAGGTCACGGTCGAGCCGCGCGCACCGGTGTCGAGCACCGGGGCATTGGCATAGAGCTTGCCGACGAATGCCTTGGTCTTGGCTTCGTCGCCGCCATCGTTGGCGTTGGCGTAGGCCCAGGCCGCCAGATAGTTCCAGCGGGCGCCGCCGGAGGTCTTGGGGTTGGGCGTGATCACCTGGGTGCCGTCCTTGACGAGGTCGTTCCAGTCATGGATGCCCTTGGGATTGCCCTTGCGGACCAGGAAGATGATGGTCGAGGTGTAGGGCGCCGAATTGTTTTCGAATTTCTTGCGCCAGTCGGGATCGATCTTCTTCGACTTCGAGACGATGGCGTTGATGTCGCCTTCGAGCGCCAGCGTCACCACATCGGCCTCGAGGCCGTCGATCACGGCGCGCGCCTGGGCGCCCGATCCGCCATGTGACTGCTGGATGGTGACCGTCTCGCCGGTCTCGGCCTTCCAGTGCGCGACGAAGGCCTCGTCATAGGCCTTGTAGAGCTCGCGCGTCGGATCGTAGGACACGTTGAGAATGGTGGTGTCGGCAAACGCGAAACCGAGCGTGCCGAACTGGACAGATGCGGCGACCAGTACGCCGAGCAGTTTCTTGAAATGAGGTTTGGTCATTTCTGCCTCCGTTGATGACGGATCAAACTCTACCAAATTTATAGAAAAAAGATGCATTCATCCGAAAGGGCAGACATGCCGCATCAGCTAATCCAAAAGGCGGGCCTTGGTACGAAGACCGCGGCAAAAGGCCGGCGCGCCGGTGCGGGCTTTTGTCGGGAAGAACTTCGCCACCACAATCGTTTTGCAAGGTGGATGGGCAACGGGGCTAGAAAAAATGTCTCACAATGACGCGAACCTGTGTGCTCGGGCGCAAGCACGAGGCATCACGATCTATCAGCGTTCAAAGACTGTATGGATCGCGGCGGGAAGCCATCGCGGGCAAGATTTTGAAGTGAAGGGACGTTCTCCAGCAATTGCGCTCGCATTCTGGGTGGAAGCCGCCCGATACAGAGGCTCGGGCATATAGGCCGCTCCGTGCTTTGGAGGCGCATTGCGTTGGAAAAGGGTGTCCGGTCGACACGCTTCAAGCCATTTTTGCGCAGGCCGCTATCCCAAACAGCCGCGCATTCTCGCCGGTATGCCTCGGGGGTTTGCACCGGAGCTCAAGAACCGATCCGTACCCACTTCCCGTTGGCCGATTGCGACTGTCTGGCAAAATAACGGTACGAAGTGTTTGACCAATCGCGGATGACACTGCCACGGTTATCCAGGATCAAGTCGCCCTTGTCGGTTCGAACCGTGAGCACCGTGTGACCCTCGCCGCCAAGCGAAGCGACCGTCAGAAGCAAAGCGGAAGCCGGCCATCCACGCTTCAAAAGCTCGCTTTTTTTCAGGATCGCAATATCCTCGCAATCACCCTGTTTGGTCGGTAGACGCCAATCGTCGGCACTGCCTGCCGTGACGAGATCGCTGCGCTCCTCGATCCGGCGATTGACGGAGGTGTTCACCGCTTCGAGTTCGGCTCTGCGTGCCGGTGTCAGCGTCACCAGCTTGACCCGCCCGCTGGTGCTGCAGAGTCGTGGCTGGTTGGCGCAGAACACACGAGCGGCCGGCGGAGGGAACGCATACCCCTTTGTGACCATCATCGCATGGGAGCCGGCTGTCGCGCTGCAACCAGTTGCCACCATGGCTACGGCAACAAGCGTAGCAAAACGCATCACGTACCATCTCCTTTTGGCTGTCAAGCTGCCAACAAGCCTCGCAGAAAATGGTAAATCAATCCTTAAAAAGGTATTCTCGGCAAACATACATAACAATATGTTACCGGATTGTAGAAATTAATTGATAGCGTCTTGGTTTGGGACCATGCGCACCTTTGCGTTGGAGGAAGAAATGCTGCTATCCATGACTTTGATGAGAAAGGTTTATTCGACCTTGCTCGTCTCATCTGCTGTTCTGGCTGCGAGTATGACGAGTTCTACGGCAGCACAGGATAGTATACGGCCGCGGATGACGGCAGCCCAATGCCAACCTCTTACCGACGCGAACTATGCGATGTGTTGTATCGCGATCAATCGCGGAAGCATCCTTTCGTCAGATCAACTCGATCAATGCCCACCCATCACCACCTCGCTCATAGCAACCACGCTTTCACGCATCGGCGACAGCAACGGGCCTGGCAATGGAGGTGGTTCCAGTGGCGGTGGTACGGGCGGCAAGGGCGGAGACGACGGCGGCAAGGGCGGCGATGACGGCGGCAAGGGCGGCGACAACGGCGGCAAGGGCGGCGACAACGGCGGCAAGAGCGGCGACGACGGTGGCAAAAGCGGCGACAACGGCGGCAAGAGTGGTGACGACGGCGGCAAGAGCGGCGACGACGGTGGCAAAAGCGGCGACAACGGCGGCAAGAGTGGTGACGACGGCGGCAAGAGTGGCGACAACGGCGGCAAGGGTGGCGATTCCGGGCGCGGCTCCGGCCATTAGCAGAGGCTTCGGCAACTCGGTGTCGGATGTTGCTGGAGCGCATGTGATATCCGGCTTCGCCCCTGACTGATCCGCTCCAAATTCAGGAAGGCGCGTCGCGCTCCAGCGAGTCCAAGCGACGCGCCTTGACACCGAGCGTTGCCGCTTGGCCGGACAATGGGTCAAGGCTAATGCAACACAATCGCAAAGAATTTTCTGTCAGGCGACTGCAGCCTATCAACACCCTGCAGGCAAACTCTCCGAACCTGGACAGCTTGTCTGACCATGCGGCGCCAGCGGCCGAACTTCTGGCGGTTTTGGGCAATGAGAGAAGACTTGTGATTCTGGGCCATCTGACGGAAGGCGAGATTTCGGTTGGCGAATTGGCTGTGCTGGTCGGACTTAGCAAAAGCGCTCTTTCTCAACATCTGAGCAAGCTGCGCAAACACCAACTGGTTTCCACCAGGCGTCACCGACAGACCGTCTACTATTCCTGTAGTTTTGGGATCGGTCGGAAAATCACCCAGATAATCGATTTAGCCGTGAACCTGGCTGCAGTTTCGCGGGCCGAGAAGCCTCGCAGGCCCCCCGCCACATAAATCCAGACGTCCGGATCCATGACATCCTGCAGATCCTGGCAGCTCGCGCAGGCAGCAGGTTCCGCTTCGTCTCCAGTCTTCAAACGCCGCGTGGCCTTCCCGGCATGGCGTCTGGCGCGTCATTGCCGGCTGTCAAGCGTGGAAACGATGCTTAAGCCCACGATCTATTAGTTGATCGTGGTAGAGCTTTTGCAGCGGCACTGTTAGAGTTCCTGACAGGACGGGGCGATATCGGCGCGGGCGCACCTGCCAGGACGATTCTCACAGCAACGCGACGAAGGTTCAGGAGCGGGTGGTCGCCTGTGCTGCAGCAGGACCAGAAGGAATCGGGACTCAAACATGGCTGAACGGAATTACACCCGTCAGCTGGCGACGATCGTCTCCATCGATGCCGTTGGATTTTCACGGTTGATGGGTCTTGACGATGAATCGGCTGTCGCTGCCTTCGAGGAACGACGCGACATCATCGCCGAGAGCTGCAGCACCTTCGGCGGCCGCACCTTCGGCGATGCTGGCGACAGCGTCATGGCCGAATTCGGCAATCCGATCGAGGCGCTGCGCGCGGCGTTCGATTTTCAGGATCGAATTGTCACGCTCAATTCATCGCTGGACGAACCCATGCGCATGCCGTTTCGCGCCGGCATCAACACGGGCGATGTCATCGTCCGTGAAGGCCGGCTTTACGGCGACGACGTCAACATCGCAGCCAGAATCCAGGAATTCGCGCCCCACGATGGTCTCGCCGTGTCGGAAACCACCTGGCACCACGTGAAGGACAAGACAGCGGCTGAATTCACCGACCTCGGCGAACTCATGCTGAAGAATATCGCGCTGCCGGTGCGCGTTTTGATTGCGAGGCGCGGCGGCAACCTTTCACCGCCACCAGCGCTGATGGCGGCAATCCCATCCGTCAATGGTCGGCAGAACGTGTCGCTCAAAGGTCCACCCGCGATCGCCGTGCTGCCGTTCCAAAGCGATGGAGGCGAGCGCGACGTCGGCTATATGGCCGACGGCATAGCCGAAGACATCATTTACGGGCTTTCCAACAGAAGATGGCTCTCGGTGATTGCCAAGAACTCGAGCTTCCAGTTTCGCGACGACACCTTGGGAACGCGCGTTATCGGCAATGCCCTTGGTGCACGCTACATCGTCAGCGGCACGCTGATGCGCAACGATGAGCGGATTCGTCTGACAACCTCGCTTGCCGACGTGTCAAACGGCCGATTGGTATGGTCGCAACGCTTCGATCGCGCGCTGGCCGACATCTTCAATCTGCGCGACGAGATCGGCGCGGAGATCGTCTCGATCCTCGACAAGGAGGTCGACAGGGCCGAACAGGCGCGGACCTTCCAGGTGCCGTGGGAAAGTCTGGAAACGTGGCAATTGGTGCGGCGTGGACGCTGGCATATGAATCGGCGCACACGCGGCGACACGGAAATCGCGCTGGAGTTTTTCGAAAAGGCTTACCGGGAAGATCCGAATTCGAGTGCGGTGCTGAACGAACTGGCATGGTGGTATTTCTGGCGAGCCTGGCTGCGGTTCGGCGACAGCGACGATCTGGACAAGGTCAAGCAATATTCACGCAAAGCCTTGCTCATGGACAGCCTGGATGCCCGCCCGCACGCTCATCTCGGCGTCATGGACATCATGAGAGGGCGGCCCGCATCGGCGGTCGATCATCTCGAGGAAGCGCTTCACATCAATCCAAGCTTCGCTTTTGCGCACTCGGCTATGGGCAGTGCGCGCCTGCTGCTGGGCGATGCCGCCGGTGCAATACCGTTCTTCGTCGAGACGGAGCGGCTGAGCCCGTTTGACCTCTACCGGTTCCACAATCTGGGGGAATTGGCGGCAGCTTACAGTTTCCTAGAGGACTGGCCATCGGCGATCTCCACCGCGGACCGCTCGCTCGATCTGTCACCCGGCTATTTCTATTCCCGGTTTCTGAAGATCGGCGCCCTGGCGAGGAGCGGGCGCAAGCAAGAGGCCATGCGGGAGCTGGCTATACTTATGACGCGACATCCGGATTTTTCGGAGCAAAGGGTGCGCTGGATACCGTTCGTGGACAAAGCGGCAAACGAATTTCTCATCGCCAATTTCAAATCCGCCGCGAGCGATGATTAATTGAGGTGCCGAATGCCGACAACTGTGAAAGTATTCACATACGCGAGAAGGCTGCAAACCTAGCCATGGGTTAGCCGGCATCGCAATGACGTGGACAGCCGGGGGGCTTGAACGCGCATGATCCGTTTAAAGTATTTCGACGCCGTCCGGGCCGGACAAGAAAACCAGCGCCCACTAGCCGAAATGCCGCCATTCGATCTGGAGCGACTCCGCTCCAAGGGCATCGTGTCGCGCATCATCGGCGTTCTCTTCAATGATCCGCGCTGGATGCTGGCGCTGCTACGCAGGTTCTGGCCCAATCTCGCCATCGGCAACTTCCTGCTCGTAACCAGGAATGCGGACGTCCGTGAGATATTGGAGCGCGGCGACGAATTCGAGACGCCTTACGGGCCGGAAATGGCCGAACTGGCACGCGGATCGAACTTCATTCTCGGCATGCAGGACGGCGCCGATTACCGGCGCATGAAATCGTCGGTGCTGGGCGCTTTCCCACCGGGAGAAGTCGAGGCCCTAGTCAGGCCGATCGCCGCGAGGCATTCACAAGAAATAATGATGCGGGCAAGTCCCGGCTTCGACGCGATAACGGATCTGATAAAGATCGTTCCGGTGCGCATCTGCCGCGATTACTTCGGCCTCGAGATCGATGATGAATCCGAGTTTGCCGATTGGGCCATTGCGTTGAGTGCGCTGTTTTTTTCGGACCCGACGGCAAGCCCCACCACGCGCCAGCTCGCGGTGGTGGCCGGCGACCGGCTGATCAGGGTGATCGACCGCTCCATCGATGCGATCCGTGAGAGGAAGGGGGCCAAGGATCGGCTGCCCCTGGCAAGGCTGGTCGATCTGCTGGATCAGGATCGCCTTTCGCTTCCCGACATTCATTCGATCATGCTTGGCATGATCGCCGGCTTTGTCCCGACCAATGTGCTCGCCGGCGGCAACTGCCTCGACGTGATCCTGTCCCGCGCCGATGCGCGGCAGGCTATCGATGCAGCCTTGGCCAAGAACGACACAGGCAGCCTGGACAGGGCCATTTTGGAAGCCATGCGCTTCAAGCCTATCTGGATTGGTCCCTGGCGTTACACCGCGCGCGACGCAACCATCGCCATGGGCACGCGCCGCGAGCGCCTTGTGAAGGCCGGAACTGTGGTCATGCCCGCAACGCTGTCGGCGATGTTCGATCCCGAGGCCGTGCAAAGCCCCAATCACTTTGACACGTCGCGCCCGCATCGCGATTACCTGGTCTTCGGCTACGGCATTCATCAATGCATCGGCGCCGAAATCGCCAGGATCCAGATTGGCGAAAGCCTTCGCGCCCTGTTCCAGAAGAACAATGTCCGCCGCGCGCGCGGCAAGGCTGGCAGGATGACGCATATCGGCGCCTATCCAGACAGCCTGAAGGTCGATTTCGAGCGGCCCGCTCTTTGCCGCACGGTCATCCATTCGATGGCGACGGTGGTATGCCCGATCACCCGGCCTGCGTCGCTGGACGCCATCCGCGAAGAGGTCGCCGGGTTCGGCAACCCTGCCAGCGACGAGATCCGTGCCGCGCTCAATGCCACCGGCATCATCCATTTCGCCAGCCTGGCTGTTGTTCCAACCGGCGAGGTGGGCAATGCCCCCGCCGATGAGAAAGGAGCGCTTGTCCTGGAGGTATCTGGCGACGGCAGCACTGAGGATGTCATCAATGCTGTTGCGCATGCCATCGGGGACAGGCTGCGGCCAATCCTGAAGGACGTCTGCGACCTGCCTGACGGCCTCGTCTTGGACGCATTCCTGCGCAAGCACAATGTCGAGATTTCACCATCTTTCGGCAGCAACGCCGGACTGGTTTTTTCCGGTACACCGGGCCATTCGGTGCAGCGCATCCTGGCGGAAGCCGAACTTGCCGATGCAGTTCGCCTGCTGGTCGAACAGCCGTGCGCCACCAAGGGCGGAGCGGCGGCCGCGCTTGACGAAGCCCGTCGGCATGTTCGGTCCCTAGAAAAATTCGACTGGGCATTCGGGCCTGCCGAAAGCTTGCTCGAACGGCCCCCCGGAAAATGGTGGCAGGCCATAACAACCACGCTGCTGGCGCCGGCCGTGCTGGCCGCTGTCGCCCTGCTGGTGCTCGCCTTCTGGTGGATGACCTATGTGCTGGTGTTCGGCGATCCGCCCGGCCTCACATTAGGCACCATTGCCATCGCCGGCACTGCGCTTCTATTGGCCGTGCTTGGAATCCTGGCGCTGGCAGCGGTGATCCTTGGCCTGTGCTTTCTCGCCCTACGGCGCCTCGAAGACATCGATGTCCCGCACAGCACGCCGGTCGACCTCGGCGATCTCGACAAGATTCTGGTCCGCGAAGACCAGCCCGGGCAAGCCCAGAACCATCTGACGGCGATCTCGACGATGAAGGTCGGCATATTGCGGAGGCTGGCGCTCAGATTGTCGTTCTACCTGATCTCGATCTCGGCGCAGAAGGTCTTCAGGCCGGGGTTCCTTGCCACCATCAACACCATCCATTTTGCCCGATGGGTGCTGTTGCCCGGCACCAACAGGCTGATGTTCTTCTCCAATTATGGCGGCAGCTGGGAAAGCTATCTCGAGGATTTCATCGCCAAGGCCGCCGCCGGCCTGACGGGCGTATGGAGCAACACCGAGGGTTATCCTCGCACACGCTGGCTTTTCCTCGATGGCGCCCGCGACGGCGACCGTTTCAAACGCTGGGCGCGCCGCCAGCAGGTGCCCACCCTGTTCTGGTATTCGGCCTATCCTGCTCTCAACACGTTGCGCATTCGCGCCAATTCCAGGATCAGGCACGGCATCGCCACCGCGACGGGCAGTGAGGCGCGCGACTGGCTGAGCCTGTTCGGCTCCCTGCCGCGCCCGCAGGCCAGGAAGGCGGACGCCGGACCAGCAGCGCCCGACCCGCTGCCGGTCGAACAATTGGAGACCGGTGAGATCCAGTCCTTGTTCTTCGGTCCGTTCGGATCGTTGGGGCATGCCCATATGCTGGCGATCGCCATACCAGAAAACCTTTCCAGGGGCAGGCGCAGGGCCTGGCTGGAATTCATTGTCGAGCAGACCAGCTTCGGCGACGGCGTGCCGGCGGGGCGGGCGATGAGCGTTGCGTTCGGTCCCGACGGCCTTCGTCGTCTCGGGCTGGACGGCAGCGTCGATGACAATCCGCTCGACACATTCCCCGTCGCCTTTCGCCATGGCATGGGCAATCCCGAGCGCAGCCGCATCCTCGACGATCTCGGCGAAAGCGTGCCTCAGAAGTGGCAATGGGGTTCGCCGCAAAAGCCGGTTGACGCGGTGGTCGTCTGCTATGCGGAAAGTCCGGAGCGATTGAAGGTCGAGGTCGGCACCGCAAAGGCAAAGCTGACGGCAGCGGGGATGGACCTCGTCTCGGAGCTGCCGCTCGCGACCAAGCGCGACGGCAAGCGCGCCGTCGAGCACTTTGGCTTCGTCGACGGCGTCTCACAGCCGATCGTCAGGGGAACCGCCCGCGCCAACGTTGGCGCGGCACCCATGCACCTTGTCGCGCCCGGCGAGTTTCTGTTCGGCTATCGCGACGAGCACGGTTTCTATCCGTCATCGCCCTCTGTCGAGGCGTCGCTCGACCGGACCGGTATCCTCTCGGCGGTGCGCCGCAACCGGCAGATACCAGGCCTGCCGCCGCCGCGCCGCGACTTCGGCCGCAACGGCACCTTCCTCGTCATGCGCCAGTTCGAGCAGCACGTCGACACTTTCAACGCGTACTGCAAGGCGGCGGCGGTACAAGCGGCCAGCGAGACCGACGACCCGGC harbors:
- a CDS encoding cytochrome P450 translates to MIRLKYFDAVRAGQENQRPLAEMPPFDLERLRSKGIVSRIIGVLFNDPRWMLALLRRFWPNLAIGNFLLVTRNADVREILERGDEFETPYGPEMAELARGSNFILGMQDGADYRRMKSSVLGAFPPGEVEALVRPIAARHSQEIMMRASPGFDAITDLIKIVPVRICRDYFGLEIDDESEFADWAIALSALFFSDPTASPTTRQLAVVAGDRLIRVIDRSIDAIRERKGAKDRLPLARLVDLLDQDRLSLPDIHSIMLGMIAGFVPTNVLAGGNCLDVILSRADARQAIDAALAKNDTGSLDRAILEAMRFKPIWIGPWRYTARDATIAMGTRRERLVKAGTVVMPATLSAMFDPEAVQSPNHFDTSRPHRDYLVFGYGIHQCIGAEIARIQIGESLRALFQKNNVRRARGKAGRMTHIGAYPDSLKVDFERPALCRTVIHSMATVVCPITRPASLDAIREEVAGFGNPASDEIRAALNATGIIHFASLAVVPTGEVGNAPADEKGALVLEVSGDGSTEDVINAVAHAIGDRLRPILKDVCDLPDGLVLDAFLRKHNVEISPSFGSNAGLVFSGTPGHSVQRILAEAELADAVRLLVEQPCATKGGAAAALDEARRHVRSLEKFDWAFGPAESLLERPPGKWWQAITTTLLAPAVLAAVALLVLAFWWMTYVLVFGDPPGLTLGTIAIAGTALLLAVLGILALAAVILGLCFLALRRLEDIDVPHSTPVDLGDLDKILVREDQPGQAQNHLTAISTMKVGILRRLALRLSFYLISISAQKVFRPGFLATINTIHFARWVLLPGTNRLMFFSNYGGSWESYLEDFIAKAAAGLTGVWSNTEGYPRTRWLFLDGARDGDRFKRWARRQQVPTLFWYSAYPALNTLRIRANSRIRHGIATATGSEARDWLSLFGSLPRPQARKADAGPAAPDPLPVEQLETGEIQSLFFGPFGSLGHAHMLAIAIPENLSRGRRRAWLEFIVEQTSFGDGVPAGRAMSVAFGPDGLRRLGLDGSVDDNPLDTFPVAFRHGMGNPERSRILDDLGESVPQKWQWGSPQKPVDAVVVCYAESPERLKVEVGTAKAKLTAAGMDLVSELPLATKRDGKRAVEHFGFVDGVSQPIVRGTARANVGAAPMHLVAPGEFLFGYRDEHGFYPSSPSVEASLDRTGILSAVRRNRQIPGLPPPRRDFGRNGTFLVMRQFEQHVDTFNAYCKAAAVQAASETDDPAITPRWVAAKMLGRWPDGSSLVRNPDGRPGRGADNDFAFGTEDPQGHRCPLGAHVRRSNPRDSLGEDRETQIRIGKRHRIIRVGRSYEKQDKKGGKVEKGLLFMCLNADIERQYEFIQQTWVSSTSFQGLVAEKDPTIGSRDGNGRFTIPSWEKVTVLKGIPQFVTTRGGGYFFMPSRSALRFLISRL